In Leptodesmis sichuanensis A121, the following are encoded in one genomic region:
- a CDS encoding ISL3 family transposase, with protein sequence MGIDEISKRKGHQNFATVIGDVEAGKLIEVIDSHQQEDIIETLKQQPIEVRAKVEEVSVDMWGGFPKVVKKVFPNAVVVIDRFHVMKLVNEELNKIRRQSGVSDRGSKFILLKNGKDLTAEEKTKLEEILKRSKRLGKAYEWKEEFRAIYEQPLTVEEGKRQIQGWLDQARVVYSEASTTIRNHLDGISNYFRNRTTSGAMEGINNRIKLIKRQAYGFVNFNNFRERLLACFSD encoded by the coding sequence ATTGGGATTGATGAAATCAGCAAGCGGAAAGGGCATCAAAACTTCGCCACCGTTATCGGCGACGTTGAGGCCGGGAAATTGATTGAAGTGATTGACAGTCACCAACAGGAAGACATTATTGAAACCCTGAAGCAGCAGCCCATAGAGGTGCGTGCAAAAGTTGAAGAGGTGAGCGTGGATATGTGGGGAGGATTCCCAAAGGTAGTCAAGAAAGTGTTTCCCAATGCCGTGGTAGTGATTGACCGCTTTCATGTCATGAAATTAGTCAATGAGGAGTTAAATAAAATTCGTAGACAATCGGGTGTATCAGACCGAGGTAGCAAATTCATTTTGCTCAAGAATGGCAAGGATTTAACAGCAGAAGAAAAGACAAAGTTAGAAGAGATTCTGAAACGGTCAAAGCGATTAGGAAAAGCCTATGAGTGGAAAGAAGAGTTTCGCGCGATTTATGAACAACCATTAACCGTTGAGGAAGGCAAGCGTCAGATCCAAGGGTGGCTCGATCAAGCGCGAGTCGTCTATAGTGAAGCAAGCACAACGATTCGTAACCATTTAGATGGGATTAGCAACTACTTTCGGAATCGCACAACGAGTGGCGCAATGGAGGGAATCAACAACCGAATTAAATTGATTAAACGGCAAGCTTATGGCTTTGTCAATTTCAACAATTTTCGAGAAAGACTATTAGCCTGCTTCTCTGATTAA
- a CDS encoding transposase family protein: protein MDIHLDRLLNFPHVTVESCIQKDNEVYLKLRLLNQESSCPHCKKLSSELHQNRPILIRDLSIFGQVTYLKIPRRQFYCRDCQRYFTESLTFMDAGRQYTRRYEEHIYQQVQLSSMEQVGRVEGLSFERIEGIFKHQYAQKKTRDGQESNALGLMKSASGKGIKTSPPLSATLRPGN from the coding sequence ATGGACATACATCTTGATAGATTGCTTAACTTCCCTCACGTTACGGTTGAAAGTTGCATTCAAAAAGACAATGAAGTGTACTTAAAGTTGCGCTTGCTCAATCAAGAATCTAGCTGTCCACACTGTAAGAAATTAAGTTCAGAGTTGCATCAAAACCGTCCGATTTTGATTCGAGACCTATCGATTTTTGGCCAAGTCACTTATTTGAAAATTCCTCGTCGTCAGTTTTATTGTCGTGATTGCCAACGTTATTTTACTGAGTCATTGACATTTATGGACGCAGGACGGCAGTACACTCGACGCTATGAGGAGCATATTTACCAGCAAGTACAACTGTCAAGTATGGAGCAAGTGGGTCGCGTAGAAGGATTAAGCTTTGAGCGCATTGAAGGGATTTTCAAGCATCAGTATGCACAGAAAAAAACACGGGATGGGCAGGAGTCAAACGCATTGGGATTGATGAAATCAGCAAGCGGAAAGGGCATCAAAACTTCGCCACCGTTATCGGCGACGTTGAGGCCGGGAAATTGA
- a CDS encoding tetratricopeptide repeat protein has product MSNLPPQEDLQYWDRIIQSNPHNPHAYVRRGMAHFKLAQIAASIQDFDRAEQLDSRLTPYLWQRGLSYYYAERFEDGVLQFEIDLTVKALPDPG; this is encoded by the coding sequence ATGTCCAATCTGCCTCCACAAGAAGACCTCCAGTACTGGGATCGCATCATTCAATCCAATCCCCACAATCCCCATGCCTACGTGCGGCGGGGAATGGCCCACTTTAAGCTGGCTCAGATTGCGGCATCGATTCAGGACTTCGATCGTGCCGAGCAACTCGATTCCCGTCTCACGCCTTACCTCTGGCAGCGGGGACTGTCTTACTACTACGCTGAGCGATTTGAGGATGGTGTCCTGCAGTTTGAAATCGATCTGACAGTCAAGGCTCTTCCGGATCCGGGGTGA
- a CDS encoding cob(I)yrinic acid a,c-diamide adenosyltransferase, translated as MGTVTTMVRNGVGIRTAQTRSERLTGQIHVYDGAGKGKSQAALGVVLRSIGLGIHTDWQTRVLLLRFLKGPGRTYDEDAAIAALQRGFPHLIDQVRTGRAEFFGPDDITRFDKLEAQRGWDVAKGAIASGLYSVVVLDELNPVLDLGLLPVDEVVSTLKRKPEHMEIIATGRAAPQSLLDIADLHSEMRPHYHPTAKEHGIEGIEIYTGAGKGKSTSALGKALQAIGRGIGQDKSHRVLIMQWLKGGSGYTEDAAIAALRQSYPNLVDHQRCGRDAIVWRGQQQELDYVEAERGWEIARAAIASGLYKTIILDELNPTVDLELLPEEPIVGSFFRKPRDTEIIITGRCKNPPAYFDLASVHSEMICHKHYAEKGVDLKRGVDF; from the coding sequence ATGGGTACAGTGACAACAATGGTACGAAATGGCGTTGGAATTCGCACCGCGCAGACCCGATCGGAGCGGTTGACGGGGCAGATTCATGTCTATGACGGAGCCGGCAAAGGTAAGTCGCAGGCGGCCCTGGGCGTAGTCTTGCGCTCCATTGGACTGGGTATTCATACGGACTGGCAAACGCGGGTTTTATTGTTGCGGTTCTTGAAGGGGCCGGGACGCACCTATGACGAAGATGCCGCGATCGCAGCCCTGCAACGAGGCTTTCCGCATCTGATTGATCAGGTGCGAACGGGACGGGCAGAATTTTTTGGCCCTGATGACATCACCCGCTTTGATAAGCTGGAGGCGCAACGAGGTTGGGATGTGGCGAAAGGGGCGATCGCCTCTGGCCTCTACTCGGTGGTGGTTCTGGATGAACTAAATCCTGTGCTGGATCTGGGATTGCTGCCCGTGGATGAGGTAGTCAGCACCCTGAAGCGCAAACCTGAGCACATGGAAATTATTGCTACCGGGCGGGCGGCTCCTCAGTCGCTGTTAGATATTGCCGACCTGCATTCAGAAATGCGGCCCCACTATCATCCAACGGCAAAGGAACACGGGATTGAGGGCATTGAAATTTATACCGGAGCCGGAAAGGGAAAATCGACCAGCGCCTTAGGCAAGGCACTGCAGGCGATCGGGCGGGGCATTGGCCAGGATAAGTCCCACCGCGTGTTAATCATGCAATGGCTCAAAGGGGGCAGTGGCTATACCGAAGATGCTGCTATTGCCGCCCTCCGCCAAAGTTATCCCAATCTGGTGGATCATCAGCGCTGTGGCCGGGATGCCATCGTCTGGCGGGGGCAGCAACAGGAACTGGATTATGTGGAAGCCGAGCGGGGTTGGGAAATTGCCAGAGCTGCGATCGCTTCTGGTTTGTACAAAACCATCATCCTGGACGAGCTTAATCCCACTGTTGATCTGGAACTGCTACCGGAAGAACCGATCGTTGGGTCTTTCTTCCGCAAACCCCGTGACACTGAAATCATCATTACTGGACGCTGCAAAAATCCTCCTGCCTACTTCGATCTGGCCAGCGTCCACTCAGAGATGATCTGCCACAAACACTATGCCGAAAAAGGCGTTGACCTAAAGCGAGGAGTCGAT